A single region of the Chrysoperla carnea chromosome 5, inChrCarn1.1, whole genome shotgun sequence genome encodes:
- the LOC123299743 gene encoding short/branched chain specific acyl-CoA dehydrogenase, mitochondrial-like translates to MNNLRQLIHKTNIRVLRKYSQQCTTEVPKPVTFLTDDEIMMRDTAARLATEKIGPYVRQMENEGKVHDSVLSMLFENGLMGIEIDPKYNGTGSKFMTSMLVVEELSKVDAAVAAMVDIHNTLVCNLVSKQANEAQKEKYLPLLASKSVASICISEPSAGSDAFAMKTTARKEGSDYVINGSKMWISNSDIADVFLVMANAKPEIGYKGITCFIVERNTPGLTVGKPENKLGIVASGTCQVHFDNVRVPETNILGKFGDGYKYTADILNEGRIGIAAQMLGIAEGCFNATIPYTLERKQFGEPIFKFQGMQYQIARTATEIECARMMVYNAARLQEQGLEQEVRKHGAMAKLFACEVAQRTTINCIDWMGGVGFTKDFPQEKFYRDCKIGSIYEGTSNMQLSTIAKFIEKEFKQ, encoded by the exons atgaataatttacgaCAATTAATCCATAAAACT aatattcgAGTTTTACGAAAATATTCTCAACAATGCACTACAGAAGTACCAAAACCAGTTACATTTTTAACAGATGATGAAATTATGATGCGAGATactg CTGCTCGTTTAGCAACAGAAAAAATTGGACCGTATGTACGACAAATGGAAAATGAAGGGAAAGTACATGATTCTGTTTTAAGTATGCTCTTCGAAAATggg ttGATGGGAATAGAAATTGATCCCAAATACAATGGAACGGGTAGCAAATTTATGACCTCAATGTTAGTCGTTGAAGAACTTTCAAAAGTGGATGCAGCCGTAGCCGCTATGGTTGATATCCATAACACCTTAGTATGTAATTTAGTATCAAAACAAGCAAATGAAGCACAAAAAGAAAAGTATTTACCATTATTAGCAAGCAAATCG GTCGCAAGTATTTGTATTAGTGAACCCAGTGCTGGAAGTGATGCCTTTGCCATGAAAACCACAGCAAGAAAAGAAGGTAGCGATTATGTAATCAATGGATCAAAAATGTGGATATCCAATTCGGATATCGCTGATGTATTCCTGGTTATGGCAAATGCTAAACCTGAAATA ggtTACAAAGGAATTACATGTTTTATTGTTGAACGAAACACACCCGGTTTAACCGTTGGTAAACCTGAAAACAAATTAGGAATCGTTGCATCTGGAACGTGTCAAGTACATTTTGATAATGTTCGAGTACCTGAAACAAATATTCTAGGTAAATTCGGTGATGGTTACAAATATACAGCGGATATTTTAAATGAAGGACGAATTGGAATCGCAGCTCAAATGTTGGGTATAGCCGAAGGATGTTTTAATGCAACAATTCCATACACATTAGAGCGTAAACAGTTTGGAGAACCTATTTTCAAATTccag GGAATGCAATATCAAATTGCCCGGACAGCAACTGAAATTGAATGTGCGCGTATGATGGTGTACAATGCAGCACGATTACAAGAGCAGGGTCTCGAACAAGAAGTTCGAAAACATGGTGCTATGGCGAAATTATTTGCATGTGAAGTTGCACAAAGAACTACAATCAACTGTATTGATTGGATGGGTGGTGTTGGTTTCACAAAAGATTTTCCACAAGAAAAATTCTATCGTGATTGTAAAATTGGTTCCATATATGAGGGAACATCGAATATGCAATTGAGTACGATTGCgaagtttattgaaaaagagttcaaacaataa